The proteins below come from a single Gimesia alba genomic window:
- a CDS encoding sulfatase, producing the protein MRWLMLIVLLCSLSSPLQAAKQPNILFIAIDDQNDWIGCLNGHPQIKTPHIDKVAARGTLFSNAHCQSPLCNPSRTSLMTGLRPTTTGIYGLAPWFRTVDRFKDRVTLPQYLEQNGYKTYSTGKIYHGGYGRKKNDKEFNELGPPAGVGVKPPKKLVETPNPHPLVDWGTFPHKDEDKGDWKVASWAVDQLNKKPQEPFFLSVGFFLPHVPCYATQQWFDLYPEETLQLPPLLETDRDDTPRFSWYLHWKLPEPRFKFLKEANQWKNLVRSYLACTSFVDSQVGRVTEALEKNNLDENTIIVIWSDHGWHLGEKLITGKNTLWERSTRVPLIFAGPGITEGAVCSKPAELLDIYPTLVELCGLPPRMDLEGHSLVPQLKDANTPRKWPAITSHNRNNTTVRTENYRYIHYADGSEEFYDMKQDPAEWKNLSNDPNFAKLIEEHRAWLPTINEKPAPGSKHRILRYENGQANWEEVDIKADDPIPEL; encoded by the coding sequence ATGCGCTGGCTGATGTTGATCGTTTTACTCTGCTCTCTTTCTTCTCCACTGCAGGCTGCGAAACAGCCGAATATTCTGTTTATCGCCATTGATGACCAGAACGACTGGATCGGCTGTCTGAACGGACATCCCCAGATCAAAACGCCGCATATCGACAAGGTCGCTGCGCGGGGCACACTATTCTCAAACGCACACTGTCAGTCACCGCTCTGCAATCCGTCGCGGACCAGTCTGATGACGGGCTTGCGGCCGACAACGACCGGCATTTATGGACTGGCCCCCTGGTTCCGCACCGTCGATCGCTTCAAGGATCGTGTCACGCTGCCACAGTATCTGGAACAGAACGGTTATAAAACTTACAGCACCGGCAAGATCTACCATGGCGGTTACGGGCGTAAGAAAAACGACAAGGAATTTAACGAACTCGGCCCCCCCGCTGGCGTGGGTGTGAAGCCTCCGAAGAAGCTGGTCGAAACTCCCAACCCGCATCCGCTGGTGGACTGGGGCACGTTTCCTCATAAAGATGAAGACAAGGGAGACTGGAAAGTCGCCAGCTGGGCCGTCGATCAATTGAACAAAAAACCGCAGGAACCCTTTTTCCTGTCGGTCGGCTTTTTCCTGCCGCACGTTCCCTGCTACGCGACGCAACAGTGGTTTGACCTCTATCCGGAAGAGACGCTGCAACTCCCCCCGCTCCTGGAAACCGACCGCGACGACACGCCCCGCTTTTCCTGGTATCTGCACTGGAAGCTGCCTGAACCACGGTTCAAATTTTTGAAAGAAGCCAACCAATGGAAAAACCTGGTCCGCTCGTATCTGGCGTGTACCAGTTTTGTCGACAGTCAGGTTGGACGCGTGACGGAAGCACTGGAGAAAAATAATCTGGACGAGAATACGATCATCGTGATCTGGTCCGATCATGGCTGGCACCTGGGCGAGAAACTGATTACGGGCAAGAATACACTCTGGGAACGTTCGACCCGTGTCCCGCTGATTTTTGCCGGCCCGGGAATTACGGAAGGCGCCGTCTGCAGCAAACCCGCCGAACTGCTGGACATCTATCCCACGCTGGTGGAACTTTGCGGCTTGCCTCCCCGCATGGATCTGGAAGGGCATTCGCTGGTCCCGCAGTTGAAAGATGCCAACACGCCCCGCAAGTGGCCCGCGATCACGTCGCATAATCGAAATAACACGACGGTTCGCACGGAGAACTATCGTTATATTCACTATGCCGACGGCTCGGAAGAATTCTACGACATGAAACAGGATCCAGCCGAATGGAAAAACCTGAGCAATGACCCGAATTTCGCCAAGCTGATCGAAGAGCACCGCGCCTGGCTGCCGACCATCAACGAAAAACCGGCGCCCGGCAGCAAGCATCGCATTTTGCGTTACGAAAACGGTCAGGCAAACTGGGAAGAAGTCGACATCAAAGCCGATGATCCGATTCCGGAACTTTAA
- a CDS encoding outer membrane protein assembly factor BamB family protein, translated as MSSPVVRVAGSFSFSVLSLLLLVCSASAADWPTWRNNAQRTAVTDEQLPSTLHLQWTRQLGPLKPAWPEDPRIQFDAHYEPVVAGQTLYVGSSRNDSITALDLSSGKEKWRFHANGPVRFAPLVSGKNIYFSADDGYFYCLDADNGSLRWKFQAAPNHRKALANERLASVWPIRGGAVLSEEKIYFTCGVWPFEGTFLYTLDAETGTSLAPPKYEIKTLKDITPQGYLVKNGDRLLIPCGRSVAACLDLKTDQFITHKYGNRATNYHVSSIGPYIFHGGSTFQMDAKQEYAVSARNPVLAENVVYFGEGGNVVAYDLKKLKIVKETDHRGKEVTKTLLNQLWSLPLPPKQNMPKAEYDAWVKAHPVQLDLKAGNRLYGHQANMIFALDLKEDGKGADVSWTQTIDGTPATMIAANGALVVVTQEGDLLCFGENQTKPQTFPEEKRELAKQQDDWTSKTQTMLQLTKPGNGYGLVLGTGSGRLLEELIQQSQLTLIAVEPDKAKVETLRTKFDAAGLYGSRVVVHQGNPRTFELPAYMAELIVSEDLTALGKSLAAEDWHTIYKSLRPYGGKACLELTDAEFKTLENAVAGKQLPRAALKQVDGFTLLSRVGSLPGSADWTHEYGDASNTLMSRDELVKAPLGVLWFGGPAGHGDLFYNRHDWGPSMAVIEGRMFLQGPGKLTAVDVYTGRILWQIPLKETPEDSPGRRGQSYDGKLVGFHFIAIEDSIYLVTSDNECLRLDPATGKTLATMKLPHPEDRWGRIRIQGDLLLTSVFRISPKIGKKYGLLPLELVALNRHTGEVIWTHKAQMSFPVVSLSGDRIYVYDGALENFYGDWKRRGKIPNALAERFIKAIDVQTGKLLWEHQTDVVGTWLSYSDKKDVMLVTNRNGISAFRGKDGSELWKKYSTGQGFRGHPETLWDKVIIWNDRILDQRGPGKSYDLETGEPILRTNPITGKPIPWEFTKDGHHCNYAIASPHLMTFRASSAGFCDIDSTNTSRLEGFRTGCRNSLVPANGVLNSPNMAHGCSCGYSLFTSLALTHVPESEVWSYSALALNAKTDQVQKLGVNLGAPGDRQAENGTLWLDYPNVGGSSPVVSLKLEGKDLRYFHKHSAFVETGNQKWVAASGVEGASVLTVTLSSVETKKRRYTVRLHFLEPDETKPGERLFDVSLQGKPVLQGLDVVNAAEGANRAIVREFKGIPASNNLKVELTPIKGRTLLSGVEIVVEE; from the coding sequence ATGTCTTCCCCCGTTGTGCGTGTGGCTGGTTCGTTCAGCTTCTCTGTTTTGAGTCTGCTCTTACTTGTTTGTTCTGCCTCCGCTGCCGACTGGCCCACCTGGCGGAACAATGCCCAGCGCACCGCCGTCACTGACGAGCAACTCCCAAGCACGTTGCATTTACAATGGACACGACAACTGGGGCCACTCAAGCCGGCCTGGCCTGAAGACCCCCGAATTCAATTCGACGCACACTATGAACCGGTTGTTGCCGGGCAAACCTTGTACGTCGGCTCTTCCCGCAATGATAGCATCACCGCTTTAGATCTTTCCAGCGGAAAAGAAAAGTGGCGGTTTCATGCGAACGGCCCCGTTCGATTCGCGCCCCTGGTTTCTGGCAAGAACATTTATTTCTCGGCCGACGATGGTTATTTTTACTGCCTCGATGCAGACAACGGCAGTTTGCGCTGGAAATTTCAGGCCGCTCCCAATCATCGCAAAGCGCTGGCGAACGAACGGCTGGCTTCGGTCTGGCCTATTCGAGGTGGCGCGGTGCTCTCTGAAGAAAAGATCTATTTCACCTGTGGCGTCTGGCCGTTCGAAGGCACATTTCTCTATACGCTGGATGCCGAAACCGGCACCTCACTCGCACCGCCGAAATACGAAATCAAAACGCTCAAGGATATCACGCCCCAAGGTTATCTCGTCAAGAATGGCGATCGACTATTGATCCCCTGCGGACGCTCGGTCGCCGCCTGCCTCGACCTCAAGACCGATCAATTCATCACACATAAATATGGCAACCGGGCGACCAATTATCACGTCTCTTCGATTGGCCCCTACATCTTTCACGGCGGCTCCACGTTCCAGATGGATGCCAAACAGGAGTACGCGGTTTCTGCTCGCAATCCGGTACTGGCAGAAAATGTCGTCTACTTTGGCGAGGGAGGAAATGTCGTCGCCTACGATCTCAAAAAATTAAAGATCGTGAAAGAAACAGACCATCGCGGCAAAGAAGTCACCAAAACGCTGCTCAACCAGCTCTGGAGCCTGCCGCTACCCCCGAAGCAAAACATGCCGAAAGCAGAATATGACGCCTGGGTCAAAGCGCATCCGGTGCAACTCGATCTGAAAGCCGGCAATCGCTTGTACGGCCATCAGGCCAATATGATCTTCGCACTGGATCTCAAGGAAGATGGAAAAGGTGCTGACGTTAGTTGGACTCAAACCATTGATGGCACGCCCGCCACGATGATTGCTGCCAATGGTGCACTCGTTGTCGTGACACAAGAGGGAGACCTGCTCTGCTTTGGTGAGAATCAGACCAAGCCACAAACATTTCCTGAAGAGAAACGCGAACTGGCGAAGCAGCAGGATGACTGGACGAGCAAAACCCAAACAATGCTGCAGCTGACAAAACCCGGCAACGGTTATGGTCTCGTGCTGGGAACCGGCAGTGGGCGTCTACTGGAAGAATTAATTCAACAATCCCAGCTGACGCTCATCGCCGTAGAACCAGACAAAGCAAAGGTCGAGACACTGCGTACGAAGTTCGATGCCGCCGGTCTGTATGGATCGCGGGTGGTCGTCCATCAAGGGAATCCGCGGACGTTCGAACTGCCAGCCTACATGGCCGAATTGATCGTTTCAGAAGATCTCACCGCGCTCGGTAAATCACTGGCTGCGGAAGACTGGCATACCATTTATAAGTCGTTGCGACCCTACGGTGGCAAGGCGTGTCTGGAACTGACGGACGCCGAATTCAAGACGCTGGAAAACGCCGTCGCCGGCAAGCAACTGCCGCGCGCCGCTCTCAAACAGGTCGACGGATTCACGCTGCTGTCACGTGTGGGCTCACTGCCCGGCTCTGCCGACTGGACCCACGAGTACGGCGACGCCTCCAATACTCTGATGTCACGCGATGAACTCGTTAAAGCGCCGCTGGGCGTGCTCTGGTTTGGCGGTCCCGCCGGTCACGGCGATCTATTTTACAATCGTCACGACTGGGGTCCCAGTATGGCGGTCATCGAAGGCCGCATGTTTCTGCAGGGTCCCGGAAAGCTGACCGCCGTTGACGTTTATACGGGCCGGATTCTCTGGCAGATTCCTCTGAAAGAAACACCGGAAGACAGCCCGGGACGCCGCGGCCAAAGCTACGATGGCAAACTGGTCGGATTTCATTTTATCGCCATTGAAGACAGCATCTATCTCGTCACCAGTGATAACGAATGCCTGCGACTCGATCCGGCAACGGGAAAAACATTGGCGACAATGAAACTGCCCCACCCCGAAGATCGCTGGGGACGCATTCGCATTCAAGGCGATCTCTTGCTGACGTCGGTGTTTCGGATTTCTCCCAAAATCGGCAAGAAGTACGGCTTACTGCCGCTGGAACTGGTGGCCCTCAACCGTCACACCGGCGAAGTCATCTGGACGCACAAAGCACAGATGAGTTTCCCCGTCGTTTCGCTGAGCGGAGACCGGATCTATGTTTACGACGGCGCACTGGAAAACTTTTATGGCGACTGGAAACGCCGGGGAAAAATTCCCAATGCACTGGCCGAACGTTTTATCAAGGCCATCGACGTCCAGACCGGTAAATTGCTCTGGGAACATCAGACCGATGTCGTGGGGACCTGGTTATCGTATAGTGACAAAAAAGATGTGATGCTGGTCACCAACCGCAACGGCATCTCAGCCTTCCGTGGGAAAGATGGTTCTGAACTCTGGAAGAAATATTCCACTGGCCAGGGATTTCGCGGACATCCCGAAACGCTGTGGGACAAAGTCATCATCTGGAACGACCGCATTCTCGATCAACGCGGGCCTGGAAAATCTTATGATCTCGAAACCGGCGAACCGATTCTGCGTACGAACCCGATCACCGGAAAACCGATTCCCTGGGAATTTACCAAGGATGGTCACCACTGTAACTACGCCATTGCCAGCCCGCACCTGATGACGTTTCGCGCCAGCTCAGCCGGCTTCTGTGATATCGACAGTACGAACACCTCGCGGCTGGAAGGCTTCCGCACCGGCTGCCGCAACAGTCTGGTGCCCGCGAACGGCGTACTCAACTCACCCAACATGGCTCACGGATGCAGTTGCGGTTATTCGTTGTTTACCTCATTAGCGCTGACACATGTGCCGGAATCGGAAGTCTGGAGCTACAGTGCACTGGCGCTGAATGCCAAAACCGATCAGGTGCAAAAACTGGGCGTCAACCTGGGTGCGCCCGGCGACCGTCAGGCAGAGAACGGCACGCTCTGGCTGGACTATCCCAACGTGGGAGGTTCTTCGCCTGTCGTCTCCCTCAAACTGGAAGGCAAAGACCTGCGTTACTTTCACAAACACTCGGCATTCGTGGAAACTGGTAACCAGAAATGGGTCGCTGCTTCAGGCGTGGAAGGTGCTTCTGTTTTAACCGTCACGCTTTCTTCCGTTGAAACAAAAAAACGTCGCTATACCGTCCGCCTGCACTTTTTAGAGCCGGACGAAACAAAGCCGGGAGAGCGCCTGTTCGATGTCAGCCTGCAGGGCAAACCTGTGCTGCAAGGTCTGGATGTGGTCAACGCTGCTGAGGGTGCAAACCGCGCGATCGTGCGAGAATTCAAAGGCATTCCCGCATCGAACAACCTGAAGGTAGAGCTGACGCCGATCAAGGGCCGTACACTGCTGTCCGGGGTGGAAATTGTGGTTGAGGAATAA
- a CDS encoding DUF1501 domain-containing protein: MLSFCEHNGISGRREFLRVGGLALGGLTLPGLLSAKAQAAGSGRLLKNKSVIFLFMHGGPSQIETFDPKMDAPAGIRSATGEVTTRIPGVTFGGTFQKLAPLADRMSIVRSYRTGDSRHDIKPIVHKDTLDANLGSLYSRVVGSNHPENGMPTNAVLFPQAIDDKMMPAITKFGKFDSHGLMGSAYAPFVPGAGGDMQSNMTLSIPQNRLDDRRLLLSNLDRARWAADKSETFAASSHLQQQAFDVILGGVSEAFDLSKEDPNVVARYDTAPLVKPEQISTRWKNYKRYIDNAQSLGKLLLMARRLCEAGCGFVTITTNFVWDMHADKNNAGVEEGMDYMGVPFDHAVSAFMEDVRDRGLSDDILLVCSGEMGRTPKMNTRGGRDHWGNLSPLMLTGGGLNMGQVIGQSTRHASEPQTEPIERKDLVTSIMHTLFDLGELRITRGVPNEIVQVATAGNIIPGLF; the protein is encoded by the coding sequence ATGCTTTCTTTCTGCGAACACAACGGTATTTCTGGACGACGTGAATTTCTCCGCGTGGGAGGTCTGGCGTTAGGTGGCTTAACGCTGCCCGGATTACTGTCAGCGAAAGCGCAGGCCGCCGGTTCGGGGAGACTGCTGAAAAATAAGTCGGTCATCTTTCTGTTTATGCACGGCGGCCCGAGCCAGATTGAAACCTTCGATCCCAAAATGGACGCCCCTGCCGGCATTCGCAGTGCGACCGGTGAAGTGACTACCAGGATTCCCGGCGTGACCTTTGGTGGCACATTTCAGAAACTGGCACCGCTGGCAGATCGGATGTCGATCGTGCGTTCCTACCGGACAGGCGACAGTCGGCACGATATCAAGCCGATTGTGCACAAGGACACGCTCGATGCGAATCTCGGTTCACTCTATTCGCGCGTCGTCGGTTCGAATCATCCCGAGAATGGCATGCCGACGAATGCGGTCCTATTTCCGCAGGCCATTGACGACAAAATGATGCCCGCCATTACGAAGTTCGGCAAGTTCGATTCGCACGGCTTAATGGGCAGCGCGTATGCACCGTTTGTGCCTGGTGCGGGCGGCGACATGCAGTCGAACATGACGCTGTCAATTCCCCAGAATCGGCTCGATGATCGCCGGCTGTTATTATCGAATCTCGATCGTGCCCGCTGGGCGGCTGATAAAAGTGAAACATTTGCTGCATCGTCGCATCTACAGCAACAGGCCTTCGATGTGATTCTGGGCGGCGTTTCAGAAGCCTTTGATTTATCAAAAGAAGATCCCAACGTCGTAGCGCGTTACGATACAGCACCATTAGTCAAGCCGGAACAGATCAGCACACGCTGGAAGAACTACAAGCGGTATATCGACAACGCACAGTCACTGGGCAAGCTGTTGTTGATGGCCCGCCGTCTCTGCGAAGCCGGCTGTGGTTTTGTGACCATCACGACCAACTTTGTGTGGGACATGCACGCGGACAAAAACAATGCCGGCGTTGAAGAGGGCATGGACTACATGGGGGTTCCCTTCGACCATGCGGTTTCCGCGTTTATGGAAGACGTACGGGACCGCGGACTCAGCGATGACATTCTGCTGGTCTGTTCGGGGGAAATGGGCCGTACCCCGAAAATGAATACGCGCGGCGGCCGCGATCACTGGGGCAATTTATCGCCGTTGATGCTCACCGGCGGCGGCTTGAATATGGGGCAGGTCATCGGCCAGTCCACGCGCCACGCCAGCGAACCACAGACCGAACCCATCGAACGCAAAGATTTGGTTACCAGCATCATGCACACGCTGTTTGATCTGGGAGAACTTCGCATCACCCGCGGTGTGCCTAACGAAATCGTCCAGGTCGCCACCGCCGGTAACATCATACCCGGCCTGTTCTAA
- a CDS encoding PadR family transcriptional regulator, with protein MRVERELMRGAGPVAVLKLLEEGAKYGYELVEALSTQTGGVLDMGQSTLYPLLYNLQSQGLIRPSWQESESGRKRKYYSLTAKGKKRLASDTAQWLAVATAMQSLGILPEALPQLRGGEA; from the coding sequence ATGCGAGTCGAACGCGAATTGATGCGCGGCGCCGGTCCGGTGGCTGTATTGAAGCTGCTGGAAGAGGGTGCCAAGTATGGTTACGAACTGGTGGAAGCGCTCTCCACACAGACGGGGGGCGTGCTGGACATGGGACAGTCAACGCTGTATCCCTTACTTTATAACCTGCAATCGCAGGGACTCATTCGACCGAGCTGGCAAGAATCGGAAAGCGGCCGTAAACGAAAATATTATTCGTTGACTGCGAAAGGGAAAAAACGGCTGGCGAGCGACACGGCTCAGTGGCTGGCGGTGGCAACCGCGATGCAGAGCCTGGGAATCCTGCCGGAGGCACTGCCCCAGTTAAGAGGGGGTGAGGCATGA
- a CDS encoding DUF1700 domain-containing protein — MNAPSTDNQRWRKILQTPVSQLLRGQITGPQSPLEQLDTASLPDAVVESIRAITDRLSGRFQFKAARQLVKSSKAVLQEGCAESQLVEQLSEPESIAALIQVTGKTDWILQTPLPARMWPTVSALVGQKHVRKSAARKVLSHVCRSFQWQLDAGRTPEALIEANGDAISLGGLLYETKSVAPLLDFSLPESLSSVVLDVVRQTRLWPEEKLDTARELCAHFADGLEQGETEDALIKSFGSPKTTARLIRRARLRNRPFAWRARRRTWQTMVILMIAVLVPWSVLTVRFLVAKPTITFDLIQEADDLSRAVPRQERAWPLYLQGFSKYTKDDQAQFGKLRLTGLMEGPASEDWPDAKEFLKKYVAVVELYLQATRRPKLGFINRPNVNDLGKYRELNRPFEVNAVDKEEIYILLPQTQELSFKVVPLLNGAIYLAAEEGDGERCLQLLRARINVASHYRQTGPYVICQIGANGLIGSAAQLAQQIVVRYPDLFTDKQLTTLFQKIKDTPIKPLDFEPSKRWIENLIQNSYTDDGNGNGRFTLRGFQILSDLADGSPEKQKWLQSVIPALLKQNTSQDPASSSLFQAIAGPLATRIADRKEMQRELLYLNQLLWEARIEQSDAAKTAYMSEYLRLLESPQSRLKYIYALMILPYSESTDYWTSTDQASLERVAALTIIAAEQYRREHGQFPQTIEALVPQYFAQVPLDPFTHKPLPYAVKDERPVIESARLKNSGEE, encoded by the coding sequence ATGAACGCTCCTTCAACTGACAATCAACGTTGGCGTAAAATTTTGCAGACCCCCGTTTCGCAACTGCTGCGCGGTCAGATTACCGGACCACAATCACCGCTGGAGCAACTTGATACTGCGTCGTTACCTGACGCTGTGGTAGAATCCATTCGCGCGATCACAGATCGATTGAGCGGACGCTTTCAATTCAAAGCCGCCCGGCAGCTTGTGAAGTCGAGCAAGGCCGTTTTGCAGGAAGGCTGTGCGGAATCACAATTGGTTGAACAATTGAGTGAACCCGAAAGTATTGCGGCACTAATTCAAGTGACGGGAAAAACCGACTGGATTCTGCAGACACCGTTACCCGCTCGCATGTGGCCGACGGTTAGTGCGCTCGTCGGTCAAAAACATGTTCGCAAATCGGCTGCGCGCAAAGTGCTGAGCCATGTCTGTCGAAGTTTTCAATGGCAGCTGGATGCAGGACGAACTCCCGAAGCCTTGATCGAAGCCAACGGTGATGCCATTTCCCTGGGCGGCTTGCTGTATGAGACGAAATCAGTGGCGCCGCTGTTGGACTTTAGTCTACCTGAAAGTCTCAGTTCTGTCGTACTCGACGTGGTACGACAAACGCGGCTCTGGCCCGAGGAAAAGCTGGATACCGCGCGCGAGCTTTGTGCCCATTTTGCCGATGGTCTGGAGCAGGGGGAAACGGAGGATGCGCTGATCAAGTCGTTTGGTTCTCCCAAAACGACGGCGCGGTTGATTCGCAGAGCACGCCTCCGAAACCGTCCTTTCGCCTGGCGCGCGCGGCGAAGAACGTGGCAGACGATGGTAATACTGATGATTGCCGTCCTCGTGCCCTGGTCTGTATTAACAGTTCGGTTTCTGGTCGCGAAACCGACGATTACCTTTGATTTGATTCAGGAAGCCGATGATCTGAGTCGTGCAGTCCCCCGGCAAGAACGTGCGTGGCCCCTTTATCTGCAAGGATTCTCAAAGTACACCAAAGACGATCAGGCCCAGTTTGGCAAGCTCCGCCTTACCGGGTTGATGGAAGGTCCTGCCAGTGAGGATTGGCCTGATGCGAAGGAATTTCTAAAAAAATATGTTGCTGTGGTGGAACTATATCTTCAAGCAACTCGCCGACCCAAACTGGGATTCATCAACCGGCCGAATGTCAACGACCTGGGAAAATATCGAGAATTGAACCGGCCGTTTGAAGTGAACGCGGTGGATAAGGAAGAAATCTATATTTTATTGCCGCAAACCCAGGAACTGAGTTTTAAAGTGGTTCCCCTGCTCAACGGCGCCATTTATCTGGCAGCAGAAGAGGGGGACGGAGAGCGTTGTCTACAACTGCTGCGCGCACGAATCAATGTGGCATCGCATTATCGTCAAACCGGTCCCTATGTTATCTGTCAGATCGGTGCCAATGGGTTGATAGGCAGTGCAGCACAACTTGCGCAGCAAATCGTTGTGAGATACCCTGACCTGTTTACGGACAAGCAGCTGACGACCCTCTTTCAGAAAATAAAAGACACGCCGATCAAACCGCTCGATTTTGAACCTTCCAAGCGTTGGATCGAAAATTTAATCCAGAATTCCTACACCGATGACGGAAACGGCAATGGTCGATTTACCCTGCGTGGTTTCCAGATTCTCAGCGATCTGGCTGATGGCTCACCAGAAAAACAAAAGTGGTTGCAATCTGTGATTCCGGCTTTGTTGAAACAAAACACTTCACAAGATCCCGCAAGTTCGTCGCTCTTCCAGGCGATTGCTGGTCCTCTGGCAACACGGATTGCGGATCGAAAAGAGATGCAGCGGGAACTCTTATATTTGAATCAATTACTCTGGGAAGCGCGAATCGAACAGAGCGATGCTGCAAAGACAGCCTACATGTCAGAGTACCTGCGGTTGCTCGAATCACCACAATCTCGACTCAAATATATCTACGCACTGATGATTCTACCCTATTCGGAATCGACAGATTATTGGACGTCCACAGATCAAGCGTCTCTCGAGAGAGTGGCTGCTCTCACCATCATCGCAGCCGAACAATACCGCAGAGAACACGGACAGTTTCCACAAACGATTGAAGCACTGGTTCCCCAGTACTTTGCTCAGGTTCCCCTCGATCCCTTTACTCACAAACCACTCCCGTACGCCGTTAAAGACGAACGTCCGGTGATTGAGTCCGCCAGGCTGAAGAATTCGGGAGAGGAGTAA
- a CDS encoding antibiotic biosynthesis monooxygenase family protein, translated as MITVGMNYHVLEGKQQSFEDKFAAVIDALNAAEGHENSNLWKDVSDGASYMITSEWSDEEAFKSFIQSDAFRDVTNWGKEEILSDRPRHKIYKH; from the coding sequence ATGATCACAGTCGGCATGAACTATCACGTGCTTGAAGGCAAACAGCAATCATTCGAAGACAAATTTGCCGCCGTGATTGACGCACTTAACGCTGCCGAAGGGCATGAGAATTCGAACTTATGGAAAGACGTCAGCGACGGCGCTTCGTACATGATCACCAGCGAATGGTCCGATGAAGAGGCTTTCAAAAGCTTCATTCAGAGCGACGCCTTCCGCGACGTGACCAACTGGGGCAAAGAAGAGATCCTCTCCGACCGACCCCGTCACAAAATTTACAAGCACTAA